From Psychroflexus torquis ATCC 700755, the proteins below share one genomic window:
- a CDS encoding AIR synthase related protein: MSDQARYAKRGVSSQKEDVHKAIENIDKGLFPMSFCKIIPDYLAGSQDHCVVMHADGAGTKSSLAYLYWKETGDLKVWRGIAQDALIMNVDDLLCVGATDNILVSSTIGRNKNVISGDVIAEIINGTESIVEDLRDHGISIHTTGGETADVGDLVRTIIVDSTVTARLRRDEVIDNANIKAGNVIVGLSSSGQASYETEYNGGMGSNGLTSARHDVLANYLSEAYPESFDPKVPKDLIYSGSKRLTEKISEDLPDVGKMILSPTRTYAPIVKKVFAKLGRASIDGMVHCSGGAQTKILHFIENLRIIKDNMFELPPLFKLIQDESQTDWKEMYQVFNMGHRMEFYVDESIAQEIIDISKSFNVDAKIVGRVEASESKSLLISSVYGHFEYS, from the coding sequence CAAGCGTGGAGTCTCTTCTCAAAAAGAAGATGTTCACAAAGCTATAGAAAATATTGACAAAGGCCTGTTTCCAATGTCATTTTGTAAAATCATACCAGATTATCTTGCGGGAAGCCAAGACCATTGTGTCGTGATGCACGCCGATGGGGCTGGCACAAAATCATCTCTAGCCTACTTGTATTGGAAGGAAACAGGAGACCTTAAGGTTTGGAGGGGAATTGCTCAAGATGCTCTTATTATGAATGTTGATGATCTGCTATGTGTTGGAGCTACAGATAATATTTTAGTCTCTTCTACTATAGGTAGAAATAAAAATGTAATCTCTGGTGATGTTATTGCTGAAATTATCAACGGCACTGAATCTATCGTTGAAGATTTGAGAGATCATGGTATTTCTATTCATACTACAGGAGGTGAAACTGCAGATGTAGGAGATTTAGTAAGAACAATTATTGTAGATTCTACCGTAACAGCAAGGTTAAGAAGGGATGAGGTAATCGACAATGCTAATATAAAGGCGGGTAATGTTATTGTTGGGCTTTCCTCTAGCGGACAAGCCTCTTATGAAACAGAATATAATGGCGGTATGGGAAGTAATGGACTTACTTCAGCTAGGCATGACGTCTTAGCTAATTACTTATCTGAAGCTTACCCAGAGTCTTTCGATCCTAAAGTTCCAAAAGACCTGATCTACTCTGGCTCTAAAAGATTAACCGAAAAAATTTCAGAAGATCTTCCAGATGTTGGAAAAATGATTTTATCTCCTACTCGGACTTATGCACCTATTGTAAAAAAGGTGTTTGCAAAATTGGGAAGGGCTTCCATTGATGGAATGGTTCACTGTAGTGGAGGAGCACAAACAAAAATCCTTCATTTTATAGAGAACCTCCGCATTATTAAGGATAATATGTTTGAACTTCCTCCGTTATTCAAGCTCATACAAGATGAAAGTCAAACCGATTGGAAAGAAATGTACCAGGTTTTTAATATGGGGCATAGGATGGAATTTTATGTTGATGAATCCATAGCTCAGGAAATTATAGATATTTCCAAGTCCTTTAATGTAGATGCTAAAATTGTAGGGAGAGTAGAAGCTTCAGAATCAAAATCTCTTTTAATCTCTTCAGTTTATGGCCATTTTGAATACTCATAA
- a CDS encoding DUF3078 domain-containing protein, whose product MKRVLLLFLLSLFISKSFGQSFGEIQKIESVGKTLVPNGFMPLINTSFDVSGNYVFTYNQLIPRNGRTSFWEQVNEFTLDVSEVAFVNWNAGGTNSISGMYGMNTVRTYRNKGFRWDNQFRFRYGINQQEGQELIKTEDDLELISSFGYEVSKNSNWFYSGKFSYKTQVSRGFNYPDTEVSISEFMAPGYIFLGIGAKYAQPDESFELYLSPITQKSTFVLNQRLANDGAFGVRSAVRDGDGNIIREGKTSRNEFGILVTNEFEQKIFESAVVVNRISLYSDYINNFGNIDIDWELVFNFKINNFMRASIGAHIRYDDDIKIREEAPDGTVVVGGSRIQLKQQLGIGIALQL is encoded by the coding sequence ATGAAAAGAGTTCTACTCCTTTTTTTACTCTCATTATTTATCTCGAAAAGTTTTGGGCAATCCTTTGGCGAGATCCAAAAGATCGAATCTGTTGGTAAAACTCTGGTTCCTAATGGGTTTATGCCATTAATCAATACTAGTTTCGATGTCTCGGGTAACTATGTATTTACCTATAATCAATTGATTCCTCGAAATGGTAGAACGAGTTTTTGGGAGCAAGTGAATGAATTTACTTTAGATGTAAGCGAAGTAGCTTTTGTAAATTGGAATGCAGGAGGAACAAACTCTATATCTGGAATGTACGGAATGAATACAGTAAGAACTTATAGAAATAAGGGCTTTAGATGGGATAATCAATTTCGGTTTAGATATGGAATCAACCAGCAAGAAGGTCAGGAATTAATAAAAACGGAGGATGATTTGGAACTTATTTCTTCTTTTGGTTATGAAGTTTCTAAAAATTCTAATTGGTTTTATTCAGGTAAATTTAGTTATAAAACTCAAGTTTCAAGAGGTTTTAATTATCCAGATACTGAGGTTTCCATCTCGGAATTTATGGCGCCAGGCTATATTTTTCTTGGTATTGGAGCCAAGTATGCTCAACCCGACGAGAGCTTTGAACTTTACTTATCTCCAATCACCCAAAAATCCACCTTTGTTTTAAATCAACGATTAGCCAATGATGGGGCGTTTGGTGTAAGAAGTGCAGTTAGGGATGGTGATGGAAACATTATAAGAGAGGGGAAGACCTCTAGAAATGAGTTTGGCATATTAGTAACCAATGAATTTGAGCAAAAAATTTTTGAGAGTGCGGTTGTCGTAAATAGGATAAGTCTATATTCAGATTACATCAATAATTTTGGTAATATAGATATAGATTGGGAGCTAGTTTTCAATTTTAAAATCAATAATTTTATGCGTGCTAGTATAGGTGCTCATATTAGATACGACGATGATATCAAAATTAGAGAGGAGGCTCCTGATGGCACTGTGGTTGTTGGGGGTTCTAGAATCCAGCTTAAGCAGCAGCTTGGCATAGGAATCGCTCTACAGCTTTAA
- the prfA gene encoding peptide chain release factor 1, whose translation MLDKLNFIKQRFDEVSDLIIQPDIMSNQKRYIELSKEYKDLKAIMDEREIYIELTDNLKEANDIISNESDAEMVEMAKLQYDEAKVELPNLEEKIRMMLIPKDPEDAKNAVVEVRAGAGGDEASIFAGDIFRMLSKYCEHKGWKVDVVDYNEGTNGGYKEIQFEVSGDDVYGTLKYEAGVHRVQRVPQTETQGRVHTSAATVMVFPEAEEFDIEVNPKEVRVDYFCSSGPGGQSVNTTYSAVRLTHEPTGIVAQCQDQKSQHKNKEKAFRVLRSRLYEMELAKKQAEDAEKRGSMVTSGDRSAKIRTYNYSQSRVTDHRINLTLYDLDNIINGDLEKIINELKLVDNTEKLKNISDDL comes from the coding sequence ATGCTAGATAAACTAAACTTTATAAAACAAAGATTTGACGAGGTGAGTGATTTGATCATTCAGCCTGACATCATGTCCAATCAAAAGCGGTATATAGAACTATCAAAAGAGTATAAAGACCTCAAAGCTATTATGGATGAGCGTGAGATTTATATAGAGCTCACCGATAACCTTAAGGAAGCCAATGATATTATTTCAAACGAGTCTGATGCTGAAATGGTGGAAATGGCGAAACTTCAATATGACGAGGCCAAAGTTGAATTGCCTAATCTAGAAGAGAAGATACGCATGATGCTTATTCCTAAAGACCCAGAAGATGCAAAGAATGCTGTAGTAGAAGTAAGAGCAGGAGCAGGGGGTGATGAAGCTAGTATTTTTGCAGGAGATATTTTTAGAATGTTATCCAAATACTGCGAACATAAAGGCTGGAAAGTAGATGTTGTAGATTATAATGAAGGGACCAATGGAGGATACAAAGAAATCCAATTTGAAGTCTCTGGGGATGACGTGTATGGAACATTAAAATATGAAGCCGGTGTTCACCGAGTTCAACGTGTACCACAAACTGAAACTCAAGGTCGTGTCCACACTAGTGCTGCAACAGTAATGGTTTTTCCTGAAGCTGAAGAATTTGATATTGAGGTCAATCCAAAGGAGGTAAGAGTAGACTATTTCTGTTCTTCTGGACCAGGAGGGCAGTCTGTAAACACAACTTACTCTGCAGTAAGACTTACTCACGAACCTACTGGCATTGTAGCTCAATGTCAAGATCAAAAGTCACAACATAAAAATAAAGAGAAAGCTTTTAGGGTTTTAAGGTCGAGACTATATGAAATGGAGTTGGCCAAAAAGCAAGCTGAAGATGCTGAAAAGCGAGGCTCTATGGTGACTAGTGGTGACCGAAGTGCTAAAATTAGAACTTATAATTATTCACAAAGTCGAGTTACCGATCATAGGATAAATCTCACGCTCTATGATCTCGATAATATCATAAACGGGGACTTAGAGAAAATAATTAATGAGTTAAAACTCGTCGATAATACAGAGAAACTCAAAAATATTTCTGACGACCTATAA
- the pyrF gene encoding orotidine-5'-phosphate decarboxylase yields the protein MQLQELIEQIQQKKSMLCVGLDVDLEKIPKHLLELDDPIFEFNKAIIEATQEYCIAYKPNIAFYEAYGLKGWQALQKTINYINEHYPEQFTIADAKRGDIGNTSKMYAKAFFEDLNFDSVTVAPYMGKDSIEPFLQFKNKHAIMLGLTSNEGAKDFQFLENKGTLLFESVLKTSRTWVNSRQLMYVVGATKSSYLKKIRQILPDSFLLIPGVGAQGGNLKEVCEHGLNSTYGLIINSTRGIIYASQEEDFAIQAAYNAKALQEQMEPYIT from the coding sequence ATGCAACTTCAAGAGCTTATTGAACAAATTCAACAGAAAAAATCCATGCTTTGCGTGGGATTGGATGTTGATTTAGAAAAAATACCTAAGCATTTATTAGAGCTTGACGATCCTATTTTTGAATTCAATAAGGCCATTATTGAAGCTACCCAAGAGTATTGTATAGCTTATAAGCCAAACATAGCGTTTTATGAAGCCTATGGACTAAAGGGATGGCAGGCACTTCAGAAAACGATTAATTATATTAACGAACATTATCCAGAGCAATTCACCATTGCAGATGCCAAGAGGGGAGATATCGGCAACACTTCAAAGATGTATGCTAAAGCTTTTTTTGAAGACTTAAATTTTGATTCTGTTACTGTAGCTCCATATATGGGAAAAGATTCTATAGAACCTTTTCTTCAATTTAAAAATAAGCATGCTATTATGCTTGGCCTTACATCTAACGAAGGAGCTAAAGATTTTCAATTTTTAGAAAACAAGGGAACTTTACTTTTTGAAAGTGTTTTAAAAACTTCTCGAACATGGGTGAATTCAAGGCAGTTGATGTATGTTGTTGGGGCCACTAAGTCCAGTTACTTAAAAAAAATAAGACAAATCTTACCAGATAGCTTTTTATTAATTCCAGGGGTAGGGGCTCAAGGGGGAAATCTAAAGGAAGTCTGTGAGCATGGCTTAAATTCTACTTATGGATTGATCATTAATTCTACAAGGGGAATTATATACGCTTCACAAGAAGAAGATTTTGCAATTCAGGCAGCTTATAACGCTAAAGCGCTACAGGAGCAAATGGAGCCTTACATAACTTAA
- a CDS encoding cryptochrome/photolyase family protein, which produces MKKTLRLILGDQLNLSHSWFENKSEDVIYFMTESQEETGYVKHHVQKVVAFFLSMRNFKRDLESQGHRVIYFQIDDKFNRQSLSDNINKIIEEEEIEHFEYLYPDEYRLDINLKTICNKLSISSQAKDSEHFFTKRDDVQNFYKGKKEMTMEYFYRDMRKKHEIMMLNDKKPEGGQWNFDKSNRKKWTGKPPIPKFKGFDKNVEGVLKQIETMGIKTMGRIDQEKFPWPTSRKECLEVLDYFCTHLLVHFGDYEDALHTDEKFLFHSRLSFSMNSKMLSPREVIETTLDYYYDHKEEIDISQIEGFIRQILGWREFMRGVYWQEMPEYKSKNELQNTNKLPDFYWTGDTKMNCLKHSVNQSLDDAYAHHIQRLMILGNFALLTMTDPDEVDAWYLGVYIDAIEWVELTNTRGMSQFADGGIVATKPYVSSGSYINKMGNYCKSCQYSVSKKEGEDACPFNNLYWNFLHEKQEHFKNNHRMNMMMSLLKKMNKETLDHHISRSKEIIKNPSNF; this is translated from the coding sequence ATGAAAAAAACCTTACGATTAATCCTTGGAGATCAACTCAACCTCAGCCACTCTTGGTTTGAAAATAAATCTGAAGATGTGATTTATTTCATGACCGAAAGTCAAGAAGAAACCGGTTATGTAAAGCATCACGTTCAAAAAGTAGTAGCCTTTTTTCTTTCGATGAGGAATTTCAAAAGAGACCTAGAATCCCAAGGACATCGAGTAATTTACTTTCAAATCGATGATAAATTCAATCGACAAAGTTTATCCGATAATATCAACAAGATTATTGAGGAGGAAGAGATAGAACATTTTGAATATCTCTACCCAGACGAGTATAGACTGGATATAAATCTGAAAACAATTTGCAACAAACTTAGTATTTCAAGTCAAGCTAAAGATTCAGAACATTTCTTTACAAAAAGAGATGATGTACAAAACTTCTACAAGGGAAAGAAGGAAATGACGATGGAATACTTTTATCGGGACATGCGTAAAAAGCATGAAATTATGATGCTTAATGATAAGAAACCAGAAGGTGGTCAATGGAATTTTGATAAAAGCAACCGCAAAAAATGGACTGGTAAACCACCAATTCCAAAGTTTAAAGGCTTTGATAAAAATGTTGAGGGAGTCTTAAAACAAATTGAGACCATGGGCATAAAGACTATGGGTAGAATTGACCAAGAAAAGTTTCCATGGCCAACATCAAGAAAAGAATGCCTAGAGGTACTCGATTATTTCTGTACTCATCTTTTGGTCCACTTCGGAGATTATGAAGATGCTTTACATACAGATGAGAAGTTTTTGTTCCATTCTCGACTATCGTTTTCCATGAATAGTAAAATGCTTTCTCCTAGAGAGGTTATAGAAACCACCTTAGATTATTACTACGATCACAAAGAAGAGATTGATATTTCTCAAATAGAAGGGTTTATAAGACAAATTCTCGGATGGAGAGAATTCATGAGAGGAGTTTACTGGCAAGAAATGCCAGAATATAAATCCAAGAACGAGCTTCAAAATACCAACAAACTTCCTGACTTCTACTGGACTGGTGATACTAAAATGAATTGCTTGAAACATTCGGTAAACCAAAGTCTAGACGATGCTTATGCACATCATATCCAACGCCTTATGATTTTAGGGAATTTTGCTTTGCTAACTATGACCGATCCCGATGAAGTGGATGCTTGGTATCTAGGGGTCTACATCGATGCCATAGAATGGGTAGAACTTACCAACACCCGAGGAATGAGTCAATTTGCAGACGGTGGAATTGTGGCCACAAAACCTTATGTTTCTAGTGGGAGTTATATCAACAAGATGGGGAATTACTGCAAGTCCTGCCAGTATTCTGTTAGTAAAAAAGAAGGCGAGGACGCCTGTCCGTTCAATAATCTTTATTGGAACTTTCTTCACGAGAAACAAGAGCATTTCAAAAATAATCATCGCATGAATATGATGATGAGTCTATTAAAAAAGATGAATAAAGAAACTTTAGACCACCATATCAGCCGATCAAAAGAAATAATAAAAAATCCTAGTAATTTTTAA
- a CDS encoding DASH family cryptochrome: MQKKQKITIVWFRNDLRTRDQKSLFDACQSENAVLGVYCFDPSHFETTRYGFKKTEKYRAKFLIESVEQLSDNLQDLNISLHIAHKHPSEVFKELSERYAITSVFYQTEWTREEKRVEAKVKSALPNADFIENYDQFLFHPEDLPYESFQDIPEVYTNFRKKCEKQSEVRQKVPAPQPRPTHHLLEERNQAPNLSDLGLENFETDPRSAFPFKGGENEAWKRIEHYFWDTKKLQYYKKTRNGLLGTDYSSKFSAWLANGSISAVSIYHEVRAFEKQVKKNQDTYWLIFELIWRDYFKYISLKHGNKIFQIGGVLNKDYDWGNNKKALRDWINGNTPEDFVNANMIEIKETGFMSNRGRQNVNSYWAKEWKQDWRIGAAYFESMLVDYDVHSNWGNWMYNSGVGNDPRDRKFNIKNQADRYDSGGKYQRTWLQDSLF; encoded by the coding sequence ATGCAGAAGAAACAAAAAATAACCATTGTTTGGTTTAGAAACGATTTACGAACTCGAGATCAAAAGTCTCTTTTCGATGCTTGTCAAAGTGAAAACGCTGTTCTTGGCGTCTATTGTTTTGATCCAAGTCATTTTGAAACGACCCGGTATGGTTTTAAAAAAACTGAAAAGTACAGAGCTAAGTTCTTAATTGAAAGTGTTGAGCAACTATCAGACAACCTTCAGGACTTAAACATAAGTCTTCACATAGCACACAAGCATCCTTCTGAAGTATTTAAAGAACTCTCTGAACGGTATGCGATTACATCTGTTTTTTACCAAACTGAGTGGACCCGAGAAGAGAAGAGAGTTGAAGCAAAAGTTAAATCAGCTCTTCCAAATGCAGATTTTATAGAAAACTACGATCAATTTTTATTTCACCCAGAAGATTTGCCTTATGAAAGTTTCCAAGACATACCGGAAGTCTATACCAACTTCAGAAAAAAATGTGAAAAGCAAAGTGAAGTAAGACAAAAAGTTCCAGCCCCTCAACCCCGACCTACCCATCATTTATTAGAAGAAAGAAACCAAGCACCTAATCTATCAGATTTAGGTTTGGAAAATTTTGAAACCGATCCACGATCGGCATTTCCTTTTAAAGGGGGAGAAAATGAAGCTTGGAAGCGTATTGAACATTATTTCTGGGACACCAAAAAGTTACAGTACTATAAAAAGACTCGTAACGGTCTTTTAGGTACAGACTATAGTTCAAAATTTTCAGCCTGGCTGGCCAATGGCTCTATCTCAGCCGTTTCCATTTACCACGAGGTTAGAGCATTTGAGAAGCAAGTGAAGAAAAACCAAGATACCTATTGGCTAATTTTCGAGCTGATCTGGCGTGATTATTTCAAATATATATCACTTAAACACGGCAATAAAATTTTTCAAATTGGAGGTGTATTAAATAAGGATTACGATTGGGGAAATAACAAAAAGGCTCTGAGAGACTGGATAAATGGAAACACCCCAGAGGATTTTGTAAATGCCAATATGATAGAAATTAAGGAAACTGGCTTTATGAGCAACCGCGGTCGCCAGAACGTAAATAGCTATTGGGCCAAAGAATGGAAACAGGATTGGCGCATTGGAGCCGCCTATTTCGAATCTATGCTCGTGGATTATGACGTGCATAGCAATTGGGGCAACTGGATGTATAATTCTGGTGTAGGCAATGATCCACGAGATCGAAAATTTAATATTAAAAATCAAGCCGACCGTTACGATAGTGGTGGAAAATATCAACGAACATGGTTACAGGATAGTTTATTTTAA
- a CDS encoding DUF2256 domain-containing protein has translation MAHKKTNLPEKICLTCGLPFSWRKKWEKNWDNVKYCSEKCRRNKK, from the coding sequence ATGGCACACAAGAAAACAAATTTGCCCGAAAAGATCTGCCTTACTTGTGGATTACCTTTTAGTTGGAGGAAGAAATGGGAGAAAAATTGGGATAACGTAAAATATTGTAGCGAAAAATGCAGAAGAAACAAAAAATAA
- a CDS encoding flavin reductase family protein — MTHFTKKDISELPKLERMHLINSCGGVKSGNLIGTISKEGTTNLAIFNSVIHLGSNPPMLSFMLRPLTVDRDTYENLKDNKQFTVNHIHESFIDKAHQTSANYDEGISEFKEVGLSEEYIKDFKAPFVKESVIKMGCEFINEYFIEENGCRLIIGEIQHLLFPSEIQEKDGLLNLSKAKSAGIIGLDGYLSTELIKRFAYARPGQNIKALD; from the coding sequence ATGACACATTTTACCAAAAAAGACATTAGTGAACTCCCGAAATTGGAACGCATGCACCTCATTAATAGTTGTGGAGGAGTGAAATCTGGCAATCTTATAGGCACTATTTCCAAAGAAGGAACTACTAACTTAGCTATTTTCAATTCGGTTATTCACCTTGGCAGCAACCCCCCTATGCTTAGTTTTATGTTACGTCCTTTAACCGTAGATAGAGATACTTACGAAAATCTAAAAGACAACAAGCAGTTTACGGTAAATCATATTCACGAAAGTTTCATAGACAAAGCTCACCAAACCTCAGCTAATTATGACGAAGGGATTTCCGAATTTAAAGAAGTTGGTTTATCTGAAGAGTATATTAAAGATTTCAAAGCCCCATTTGTAAAAGAATCTGTTATCAAAATGGGTTGCGAGTTCATCAATGAATATTTCATCGAAGAAAATGGCTGTCGATTGATTATCGGAGAAATTCAACATCTCCTTTTCCCTAGTGAAATCCAAGAAAAAGACGGCTTATTAAATTTATCTAAAGCAAAAAGTGCTGGAATAATTGGATTAGATGGATATTTAAGTACAGAACTCATAAAACGTTTTGCTTATGCAAGACCAGGTCAAAATATTAAAGCTTTAGATTAA
- a CDS encoding alkene reductase → MSQQALLKPIKMGDLELKNRVIMAPLTRSRADNKYNTPTDMHVKYYTQRASAGLIISEGSQVSPEAIGYINTAGIYTPQQIEGWKKVTDAVHKEDGKIFIQVWHVGRMSHPDFHNGDKPVAPSAVNPNDKAYTYQGFMDTVEPRALTTDEVKETVNDFRRAAKNAVEAGFDGVEIHSSNGYLIHQFFNNTSNHRTDEYGGSKENKARILFEIIEATKEFFPENRIGVRLNPSLHGVFGTEADEETIPTFEYIVEKLNDYDLAYLHLSEPFNDVSDKDFLVTNIAKHFRPLYKGSLMINAGFDQESGNKVIEDGNADMVAYGRLFISNPDLPLRFEKNAELQNWDRDTFYVPGEKGYTDYPKLDQEKVS, encoded by the coding sequence ATGAGTCAACAAGCCTTATTAAAACCCATAAAAATGGGTGATTTAGAATTGAAAAATAGAGTTATTATGGCACCTTTGACGCGCAGTCGTGCCGACAATAAATACAATACTCCAACCGACATGCACGTCAAATACTATACACAGAGAGCTAGCGCAGGTCTAATTATAAGTGAAGGATCACAAGTGTCTCCAGAAGCAATTGGTTACATTAATACAGCCGGTATATATACGCCGCAACAGATAGAAGGTTGGAAAAAAGTAACCGATGCTGTCCACAAAGAAGATGGTAAAATATTTATACAGGTTTGGCATGTTGGACGTATGTCCCATCCTGACTTTCATAATGGTGATAAACCTGTAGCGCCAAGTGCTGTGAATCCAAACGATAAAGCTTACACTTACCAAGGCTTTATGGACACCGTAGAGCCAAGAGCGTTAACCACTGATGAAGTGAAAGAAACTGTAAATGATTTTAGAAGAGCGGCAAAAAATGCTGTAGAGGCTGGTTTTGACGGTGTTGAAATTCACTCTTCAAATGGTTATTTAATCCATCAGTTCTTCAATAATACATCTAACCACAGAACAGATGAATATGGAGGTTCGAAAGAAAATAAAGCTCGAATCCTATTTGAAATTATTGAAGCTACAAAAGAATTTTTTCCAGAAAATAGAATTGGAGTGAGATTAAATCCTTCTTTGCACGGTGTTTTTGGTACCGAAGCAGACGAAGAAACAATTCCAACTTTTGAATATATTGTCGAAAAACTTAATGACTACGATCTAGCTTATTTACATTTATCTGAACCTTTTAACGATGTAAGTGATAAAGATTTTCTAGTTACTAATATTGCTAAGCACTTTAGGCCTCTTTATAAAGGAAGCCTTATGATTAATGCAGGATTTGATCAAGAAAGTGGTAATAAAGTAATTGAAGATGGCAATGCCGATATGGTAGCCTATGGTAGATTATTTATCTCTAACCCAGATTTACCCCTTCGTTTCGAAAAAAATGCAGAGCTTCAAAACTGGGATCGAGATACCTTTTATGTACCAGGTGAAAAAGGGTACACCGATTATCCAAAATTAGATCAAGAAAAAGTATCTTAA
- a CDS encoding tRNA-binding protein, protein MDTFEHNLSWSDFQKVEMRVGTILKAEPFKQAKKPAIQLEIDFGDIGIKRSSAQITELYDLEELIGKQVIAVLNFPPKQIATMMSECLILAAVDSDVGTSLLSPDHRLKNGTRIS, encoded by the coding sequence ATGGATACTTTTGAACACAATTTGAGTTGGTCTGATTTTCAAAAAGTCGAAATGCGAGTGGGGACTATACTTAAGGCAGAGCCATTTAAGCAAGCGAAAAAACCTGCTATACAGTTAGAAATTGACTTTGGAGACATAGGGATTAAACGCTCATCGGCTCAAATTACAGAACTCTATGACTTAGAAGAACTTATTGGAAAGCAAGTGATCGCTGTTCTCAATTTTCCTCCAAAACAAATCGCTACGATGATGAGTGAGTGCTTAATTTTAGCAGCAGTAGATTCTGATGTAGGTACTTCACTTTTGTCCCCAGATCATAGACTTAAAAATGGAACTCGGATTTCTTAA
- the aat gene encoding leucyl/phenylalanyl-tRNA--protein transferase, whose translation MYKLTSDIIFPHPKFADEKGLLAFGGDLSLERIKVAYENGIFPWYEEGQPILWWSPDPRMILFPNKLNVSKSMKKLFNEKAFRVTYNENFEYVINKCANINREKQDGTWITDAMITSYIGLHKAGIAKSIEVWQDDKIVGGLYGLLLKDKNVFCGESMFTEVDNASKYGFITLVKNMEKNGIRLIDCQVYTKHLESLGAEEVSRHNFLTLLHAEIEN comes from the coding sequence ATGTATAAACTTACGTCAGATATCATTTTTCCACACCCAAAATTTGCCGATGAAAAAGGCCTATTGGCCTTCGGGGGAGATCTTAGCTTAGAGCGGATAAAAGTTGCTTACGAAAATGGCATTTTCCCTTGGTATGAAGAAGGTCAACCAATTTTATGGTGGAGCCCAGACCCAAGAATGATTCTCTTTCCAAATAAATTAAATGTTTCTAAATCCATGAAAAAGCTTTTTAATGAAAAAGCCTTCAGGGTCACATATAATGAGAATTTTGAATATGTCATTAATAAATGTGCTAACATCAATAGGGAAAAACAAGACGGAACTTGGATCACAGATGCTATGATTACTAGCTATATTGGACTCCATAAGGCTGGTATAGCCAAATCTATAGAAGTCTGGCAGGATGATAAGATTGTGGGCGGACTTTATGGCCTGTTGCTGAAAGACAAGAACGTATTCTGTGGGGAAAGTATGTTTACAGAAGTGGATAATGCCTCCAAATACGGCTTTATTACTTTGGTTAAAAACATGGAGAAAAATGGTATTCGCCTTATAGATTGTCAGGTGTATACCAAACACCTCGAAAGTCTTGGCGCAGAGGAAGTAAGTAGACACAACTTCTTAACTCTCTTACACGCTGAAATTGAAAATTAA